CCCTGACGGACCTGCGCTACGTGTGGGGCGGCTTCGTGTACCTGCAGGACCTGCTGGAGCGCGCGGCCGTGCGCGTGCTCAGCGGCGCTGCGCCCCGCGCCGGCCTCTACGTGCAGCAGATGCCCTACCCGTGCTACGTGGACGACGCGTGAGCGCCCCAGCCGCCCGAACCCGGGTCCCGGGGGGGACCCCGACTCCGTTTGCAACGCTCACGCAGTCAAGGCTGCAAACCCCGAGGCCCGTGGCGGGAGGAGCAGGGATCCCCGAGGGCCGGGGGTCTCCGGATGCCGGAGAACGTGGCCTGTGCTGACCGCTGGGACCCTGAGGCTAGATCAGGGGCCCGAGGATAAGGGAGGGCGAATGTCCAGAGCTGGCTGCGTCTTGGGATCCTGAGACGCCAACGCGGTGCCAGACGGGGGCTGCACAGGGTCTCTGCCCCCACCTctgccgccccccacccccaggttcCTGCGCGTGCTGAGCCGGTCTCTGCCGCTCTTCCTCACGCTGGCCTGGATCTACTCGGTGGCGCTGACGGTGAAGGCCGTGGTGCGCGAGAAGGAGACGCGGCTGCGCTACACGATGCGCGCCATGGGGCTTGGCGGCGCCGTGCTGTGGCTCAGCTGGTTCCTCAGCTGCCTCGGGCCCTTCCTCTTCAGCACCGCGCTGCTCGTGCTGGTGCTCAAGGTGGGCGCACCTCGGTCTTTCTGGCTGCAGAATGGGCGCGCGCGCGGGAGGGTGGCAGCCAGGAGGCACCTTGTGTTGTGCGCGCCCCTGGGCAAATCTGGGCGCCTTTGCCTCCCGCAGCTCGGGGATATCCTCCCCTACAGCAACCCGGCCGTGGTCTTCCTGTTCTTGGCGGCCTTCGCCGTGGCCACGGTGGTCCAGAGCTTCTTGCTGAGCGCCTTCTTCTCCCGCGCCAACCTGGCGGCCGCCTGTGGGGGCCTCGCCTACTTCGTGCTTTATCTGCCCTATGTGCTGTGCGTGGCCTGGCGGGACCAGCTGCCCGTGGGTGGCCGGGTGGCCGCGGTGagagccgggccgggccgggcggggTGTGGGACACCGTCAGGCGCTCGCTCGCTGACCCGCTCACCCCCATCGGCAGAGCCTTCTGTCGCCCGTGGCCTTCGGCTTCGGCTGCGAGGGCCTGGCGCTGCTGGAGGAGCGGGGCGAGGGGGCGCAGTGGCACAACATGGGCACCGGGCCTACGGCCGACGTCTTCAGCCTGGCCCAAGTGTCAGGGCTTCTGCTGCTCGATGCCGTGCTCTACGGCCTCGCCACTTGGTACCTGGAGGCCGTGTGCCCAGGTGGGGACTCCCGGCTGGGGCGTATCTGCACGAGGGAGGCGGGGCTGAGGGGCTGTTCGGTACCTGGAGGCCGGTCGGAAGTGAGAGGGTGGGGCTTCCTGGCGCATGCGCATAGGAGGCCGCGTTTGAGGGGCGGCCTGGGCTGGTGGGCGAAGTTTCTTGGTCGCCTCCTATCTGGATGCCGTGATCCCAGGTGTGTGGCCAGAGCTGGCACACTCCAGGGGGATGGGCTCCAGGGGCAACTGAGCACCGCTCCCCCCAGGCCAGTACGGGATCCCCGAACCGTGGAACTTTCCCTTTCGAAGGAGCTACTGGTTCGGACCTCGGCCCCCCAAGTGtctcgccccgccccccgccctgcAAGACCCGGAGGGTGAGGCCCCGCAAGCCTTAGCAGCCGCTTCCCCGTCTGGATGCCCCAGGTCCCCCAAAAACCAGATTCCCACAGATCCCAATCTCCCTCATCTCCCCAGGCGCCCGGGGGCTCCCCTAACTCCTACAGACCCCAGCCCGATAGGTCCCCCACTCTGCAGACCAGCTTTAACGGGCTCCCCCGACGGAGTCTGCCCTCCTTCCACAGTGCTGGTGGAAGAGGCGCCGCCCGGCCTGATGCCGGGGGTCTCCATTCGGGGCTTGGAAAAGCGCTTTCCTGGCAACCCGCAGCCCGCGCTGCGCGGGCTCAGCCTCGACTTCTACCAGGGCCACATCACCGCCTTCCTGGGCCCCAACGGGGCCGGCAAGACCACCACGCTGTGAGTGGCCGCCACCGCCCTCCCCGCCCCTGGGCCCCAGCTTGCACATCTGTTCAATGGGAAAGGCGTCTGGGGTCGGGTGGTTCCCGTGTCAACAGTGGGAGGGGACCCTCTGTTTGGGTACACAGTAGGCAGGCGATACAtgttttctctgagcctcagtttccctccccaGTAAAACGGGGAGGTCACACTCCTTTGGTCCGTGCATACAGTAGGTGCCCTTTAAGCACTGGTGCCCCTTCTctgggggcctcagtttccccctccgAAGGAGCAGCTGCTCTGAGACCCCTGCACCTGCAGGTCCATCCTGAGTGGCCTCTTTCCACCCACTCGTGGCTCCGCCTGTGTCCTGGGCCATGACGTCCGGTCCGGCATGGCAGCCATCCGGCCCCACCTGGGCGTCTGCCCGCAGTACAACGTGCTGTTCGACATGTGCGTCTCAGGGGGCCCGGGGGCAGCGGTGGGAGGCCGGGGGGTGCTCGGGGACCCGCCTGCCACGGTGGCCGCTCTGTTCCTCGCCCGTGGCCGCAGGCTGACCGTGGACGAGCACGTCTGGTTCTATGGGCGGTTGAAGGGTCTGAGTGCAGCTGCCGTGGGCCCCGAGCAGGACCGTCTGGTGCAGGACACGGGTCTCGTCCCCAAGCGGCGAGCGCAGACGCGCCACCTCTCCGGTGAGCCCGGCCTGGAGTGGGGCTGGGACTTCATGCCAAGGGAGGTGGGAAGCTAGAGGAAAAGGGCGCGTCTGGGGGACCCAGGAGGAGCCAGGCACTGCGGTCCAggtgggtgggggaaggggcGTGGAGGGGGGGCAGCCCTGCCCAAGACTGGGGGGGTCATGCTGAGATCTGGacacctgtcccctcccaggtgggATGCAACGGAAGCTTTCAGTGGCCATCGCCTTTGTGGGTGGCTCCACAGTGGTCATCTTGGACGAGCCCACAGCTGGTGTGGACCCTGCTTCTCGCCGTGGTATTTGGGAGCTGCTGCTCAAATACCGCgaaggtgagagttaggggtgaCCCAGGGTTCCCCTGGATTCTGCTTGAGGGGCTAGAAAAGGTTTCTGAGAAGGAGATAAGTTTCCTGTTGAGGAGGTGCTGGGATGGGGTTTtgagggatgaataggagtttaccACACAGGGCAGGCAATTCTTGGCAAAGGCCACAACTTGGGCAGAGACCTGTGGCTTGAGGGTACACGTGGGTTGGGTCCCTGTCACCAGGTCGCACACTGGTCCTCTCCACCCATCACCTGGACGAGGCGGAGCTCCTGGGAGACCGTGTGGCGGTGGTGGCGGGCGGCCGCCTGTGCTGCTGTGGCTCCCTGCTCTTCCTGCGTCGCCACCTGGGCTCCAGCTACTACCTGACACTGGTGAAAGGTCCCCcacccctggccaccagcaggaAGGTGAGGGCTGGActgacccctgacccctgacccaAGCCTCTGTCCAGCCCCAACGGCCATAGCAGCTGGTGCCCCTCTGCCTGCAGGGTGACGCTGACATGGAGGACAGCGTGGATGCCAGGCAGGAAAAGGAGCCGGGCAGCCCGGCCGGTGAGGGCTGGCGAGGGAGAGCCACAGGGAGTGGCCAGGGGTGGCAGTGGCTTGGTTCATGGCAGTGGGGCTTCATCACCCCAGACTAGACCCCTGACCCCGGGCTGAGCCTGACTCCGGCCCTGCCTTTGACCTAACCTGGGCTGAGCCCACACACAGACGCCCCTGACCTCTGACCTCAGGTGGACTCTGGCGCTGACCCCAGGTCAAGTCCTGCTGTCAAGTGCTTACCCCTGACCTCTCTGCCCACAGGGACGGGTGCCTCCTGGGTGGCCAAGCCCCTCccccagggaggctgggctgggagagGCGGGCTGGGAGCTGGGGCCGTGCAGCCTGCCACTGTCCCCCCGGGTGCGCCCCGGCTGCTGGCCCTGGTGCAGCGCTGGGCGCCTGGGGCGCGGCTGGTCGAGGAGCTGCCGCATGAGCTGGTGCTCGCGCTGCCCTCCGAGGGCGCCCTGGACGGCAGCTTCGCCGAGCTCTTCCGCGAGCTGGACCGGCGGCTGGGGGAGCTGGGGCTGGCCGGCTACGGCATCTCCGACACCAGCCTCGAGGAGGTGCGGCGGCCAGAGGCAGGGGgcgggctgcctggaggaggaggcggggtctgcttgctgacagcagggcaccccagggagagggcagggcactGCGGGGCTCCAAATACCCTGGGGAGGTCTGGAGGATCCACGGTGTCCTACAGCTGGTCGAGGGGCTCCCTCCTGTGGGGCCGCGCACTCTGAGCCCCCGCTTTGTCTCCCCAGATCTTCCTGAAGGTGGTGGAGGACAATGCTGGGGACACAGACCCACAGGGTGCGGCTGCAGGTCCCTGTCCTTACCCCCAACCCTGGGCCAGAGTTGGACCTGGCTTCAGACCAAGTCCTGACCCCTGGCTGAGCCTGGCCCGAAGCACAACCCTGAGCTCCAACCCTTGTTCCTGGCTCCTCTATCTGTGACTCTTGACCTTGACCCAGACCCCAGGCTGACCCCTGACCCTGGCCCCCGGTGGCTCCACAGATGGTGGCCGCAGGCCGCCCCCGTGCACCGGCACTGCTTACCTGGACACGACCACGCGGCTCAAGATCCAGCCGGAGGAGTCAGCCCTGGAGAATGGGGCGCCAGGTGAGTGGTCCCTGCCCCGACCCTGTGGCCCCTCGCGGTCCCCCAAGTCCTGATCAccgaccctcccctcccccacagccgGGTCAGCCCCGGAGACGCAGGCCCTGCGGGGCTCCAGGCCGGACGCCGCAGGCCGTGTGCAGGGCTGGGCGCTGACCTGCCAACAGCTCCGGGCCCTGCTTCTCAAGCGCTTTCTGCTGGCCCGCCGCAGCCGCTGTGGCCTGTTCGCCCAGGTGAGGAGGGCGCGTGGGGGACGCCACACCTGTCTCCACTCGGTGGCCTCAACCAACCGCCCGGCCCCGGGCGTGCCCCCCGCTCTGAGCACCTGCATTGGGAGCACTGGGGAGCCACGGATGGTCGTAGtgcaggggcagggagggcagcTCACGGCCGGTCCCCCAGATGGTGCTGCCGGCCCTCTTTGTGGGTCTGGCGCTGGCATTCAGCCTCATCGTGCCGCCGTTCGGACACTACCCGGCTCTGCGGCTCAGCCCCAGCATGTACGGCGCCCAGGTGTCCTTCTTCAGGTGGGCgcagaggaggggctggtggtgggggcCAGGGGCCTGGGGATGCGGCGCTGACCCCGCTCCCCACACACAGCGAGGACGCCCCAGGGGACCCCGAGCGTGCGCGCCTGCTCGAGGCGCTGCTGGAGGAGGCGGGACTGCAGGACCCGTCCCCGAAGAACAGCTCTAGCGGGTGAGGCCCCCCGCCTggacccagcctcagtttccctctctgcgCCCTGGCCGTGGGCCTCGGGGGGCGCCCAGAGCATCCCCGTGCCTGCCGGGGAGCCCCCGGAGCAGGTGCCCACAGCCCACCCTGTCCCCCAGGACGCCCGCGTGCGTGCCGCCCGCCGCCTGCCACTTCTCGGTGCCCGAGGTTCCCGCCGACGTGGCCGCGGTCTTGGCCGGCGGCAACTGGACCCCAGCGGACCCCTCCCCGGCCTGCGAGTGCAGCAGGCCCGGCGCCCGCCGCCTGCTGCCCGCCTGCCCCCCGGCGGCCGGCGGCCCCCCGGCGCCCCAGGCCCTGAGCGGCTCGGGCGAGATGGTGCAGAACCTCACGGGCCGGAACCTGTCCGACTTCCTGGTCAAGACCTACCCGCGCCTCGTGCGCCAGGGGTGAGTGCCGCCCGCCTCGGTTTCCCCGGTTGTCACACGGGTCCGCGGGCCCAGGAGGTCTGGCCCCAGGGGAGGTCGGGTGGACCCTGGCCGGGGCGCCCCTGCGTGTCCCACCGTCTCCCGGGCGTCTGTCTCACACCACTGTCCCCACCCCGTGTCTGTTTATCTGTCCGTTTCTCCCGCAGCCTGAAGACCAAGAAGTGGGTGAACGAGGTCAGGTGAGGAGGGCCCCCCGGGTCCCCTTGCCAAACCCCTGCCTGCCCACTGGGGGCTCTCCCGCCCCGTCCTCCCCGGCCCTCAGCTGCCCCCCTGCCCTGCAGGTACGGGGGCTTCTCCCTGGGGGGCCGCGACCTGGGCCTGCCCTCGGGCCGTGAGGTGGGCCGCTCACTGGAGGAGCTGCGGGCGCTGCTGAGCCCCCAGCCCGGCGGGGCCCTCGACCACGTCCTGAACAACCTCACTGCCTGGGCTCACGGCCTGGATGCCCAGGACAGCCTCAAGGTGGGAACCAGGGGTCTCGGGCGGGCAGCCGGTGGGGGCAGGTCTGACCGCATGGCCCTGACCCCTCAGCCCTGATCCCCCACCCCAGATCTGGTTCAACAACAAGGGCTGGCACGCCATGGTGGCCTTTGTCAACCGAGCCAACAACGCACTTCTACGTGCCCGCCTGCCCCCGGGCCCCAACCGCAGCGCCCACAGCATCACCACACTCAACCACCCCCTGAACCTCACCAAGGAGCAGCTGTCCAAGGCTGTGCTGTGAGTCCGTCTGCCCTGCATGGCCTCCCCTGCCTCGGTTTCTCCATTGTGTTAAGTGGTGGGAGTGTATGTGCACTCCGCCATGCTCTGCTGTGGGAATGGGGGACAGGAACTGCTCCTCTGCTCCCCAGGCTGGGGTGATGCGACATCACAGGCTCCACAGGCTCCAGTCCTCTCAGCAGCCCACACGTCCTTATCACGTCAACCTTTATCCCACCAGAGACCTGTACAACCTCTCCCTCCCAAATCACCCAGCCCCCCTCATCCCAAGTGGCTCGGGCCGTCTCCCCACTGGCAGCCAGCCCCGTAGACCCACTGATGGCATGCCCAGCCCCGCTCTGAACAACTGTTGCGCCCTCCCCCCCGCCCCAGGATGGCCTCCTCGGTGGACGTGCTCGTCTCCATCTGCGTGGTGTTCGCCATGTCCTTCATCCCAGCCAGCTTCACACTCATCCTCATTGAGGAGCGCGTCACTGGAGCCAAGCACCTGCAGTTCATGGGGGGCCTGCCCCCCACCCTCTACTGGCTCAGCAACTTTCTCTGGGACATGGTGCGGGGACTGCCCGGAGGCACGGGGACTTGTCCAGGATGGCCCTGGGGGAAGTCTTGGGGATGGTGGGAGACCTGGTGTCCCACTGCCCGAACTGCAGGGAGGTTGGGGTGGGGCACAGGGCGGAGAGTGGCCGTTCCTGCCCCCGCACACCGATGGGGGTTAACTGCTGTCTCCAATGCAGTGTAACTACTTGGTGGCGGCATGCATTGTGGTGCTCATCTTTCTGGCCTTCCAGCAGAGGGCGTATGTGGCCCCTGCCAACCTGCCTGCTCTCCTGCTGTTGCTATTACTGTACGGGTGAGGCCCCAACCCCTCAGGGCCTGTTCTTCCTGACTGCCCTGCCCCCCTGCCTAATGTTGTAGCAGCTCCCAAGGAGAGGATCTGGAGGTCTGAGGGGACCCCAAGTGTGATCTAATGCAATGGTATGCCAAGGTGGCTTTAAAAGCTCACCTTGTCCAGACACATTAATAGAGATATAGCAGGGAGGACGGGAGGGGTCTGTAGTCCCCTCAGGGCCACTCAGCCCCATCTGGGTGGTTACCCAGCGACTCCCATTGCCCCCCAGCTGGTCCATCACGCCGCTCATGTACCcagcctccttcttcttctccgtGCCCAGCACGGCCTACGTGGTGCTCACCTGCATCAACCTCTTCATCGGCATCAACGGCAGCATGGCCACCTTTGTGCTGGAGCTCTTCTCCGATCAGGTGGGGCTCCGCAAGCCTGGGCCTcgggccagggctgggctggggccttGGCCTCAGCCCCTGACCCGcctccctcttcccacccctGAGCAGAAGCTGCAGGAGGTGAGCCAGATCCTGAAACGGGTCTTCCTGATCTTCCCCCACTTCTGCCTGGGCCGGGGGCTCATTGACATGGTGCGGAACCAGGCCGTGGCTGACGCCTTTGAGCGCTTGGGTGAGAACCTCCTTCCAGGTGGAGAAGTGCCAGCCAGGAGTGAATTATACAGGGTGGGGACAAACATCAGCCCTCGAGAAGAAACCTGAAGGTCTTAGGTGGCTCCAAGTCCGGGCCATGTTAGAGGTGCAGCAAAGTGGCCATAAAAGCTAATTCCATCTTGGGTCACATCACAAGAGATCTCAGGCCCTAAATAAGGGAGGTGGTGATATCACTGTTTTCTATGACAGTTGAGTGGCCTATCCAGTTCTTTGTCTTTTCCCTTAAGAACCCAAGGTGACTGGGATGAGGAAGGGCCCAGAAACCAAACCCCCTAAGGACCCAGTCGCTCCTTCCTGTCCCCCCAGGAGATGGGCACTTCCAGTCACCCCTGCGCTGGGAGGTGGTCGGCAAGAACCTCTTGGCCATGGTGGTGCAGgggcccctcttcctcctcttcacgcTCCTGCTGCAGCACCGTCACCGCCTCCTGCCACGGTCAGTGGGGCCCGGGGTAGGGTGTCAGGGGCCAGGGCCTGGCCTTGGGCCCACTCACGTCTCTGCCCTCAGACCCAAGCTGAGGCCGCTGCCACCCCTGCGGGAGGAGGATGAGGATGTGGCCCATGAGCGGGAACGGGTGGTCCGAGGGGCCACCCAAGGGGACGTGTTGGTGCTGTGGAACCTGACAAAGGTGGGTGCGGCCAGGCAGCGCGTGGCAGGGAGGGGGCTCCCACTGGCCCACCCACCCGTCTCAGGGACCTGCTGCCCTCCCAGGTGTACCAGGGGCAGAGGACACCAGCTGTCGACCGCCTGTGCCTGGGGATCCCGCCCGGTGAGGTGAGTCAGAGCTGAGGACCTGGTGCAGGGGCTGTGAGAGGCTGCCCTACTGTGCACACACAGCCCTTTACAGAGCACCTTCTGTGTGCATACCAccctttactgaacacctactatgagGCTGCTgccctttattgagcacctactgtgtgccagccaaCCTCTCCGCCTCGGGCTGACTGCACACCCAGCCTGAGTACCCGCTGTGTGGCAGGAGACATCCAGCGATCTCGTGCCCTgggatttattgagcacttgctgtgtacGGCCTCAATAGgacccctactgtgtgccaggattGATTAAACACAGCTCCTGTGCTGACGGCCGTTCCTGCTAAGTGGCAGCTTTACGCCTCCCCGCACACCCCCAGTGTCTGCCCCAGGGGCCCCCGTGTCCACAGCCCTccaaggggaaactgaggaacgCGCCCCTGGGACCCGAGGCGCTGGGACGGGGCCGGGCCTTGTTGAGCGCCGTCTGTGGGTGAACCCGCAGTGTTTCGGGCTGCTGGGCGTGAACGGCGCGGGGAAAACCTCCACCTTTCGCATGGTCACCGGGGAAATGCTGCCCAGCGGGGGCGAGGCGGTGCTGGCAGGCCACAGGTGAGGGGCTCTGGGCCCCTGTACCCCACACCCCTGCAGGTGGAGGGCCCTGAGACACCCTCTCCCTTACCAGGGGGGTCCGGGGTGGGGGTCCTGAGACTCCTGTCTGCCTCTGGCATGGCCGGGGCCTGGCCAGTGCCCTGAGCCTCTGTCCCCCGTCCCCAGCGTGGCCCGCGAACCAGCCGCCGCGCACCGCCGCATGGGCTACTGCCCCCAGTCTGACGCCGTCTTCGAGCTGCTGACCGGCCGCGAGCACCTGGAGCTGTTCGCGCGCCTGCGCGGTGTCCCCGAGGCTCAGGTTGCCCaggtgaccccccccccccgggcttCTGGATGTCACCCCAGCTTTGTTCTCCCTGCccacgcccccccacccccagctcgtccactcacgtgggcccatccaCCTCTCCACGGTCATCCGGGCTGCACCCTGACTCCCACCCCGCTTAGGGAGCCCCCTCTCTGACCCCTCCGGGCTGGGGCCCCACCCACTCGCCGTGACTCCACCTCCGGCTTCGCGCCTTTCTGCGCCTGCGCCAGGCCCGTCTCTGCCCACTCGGCCCCGCCCCCAGGATGGGGCCCCGCCCCCAGGATGGAGCCTTGcccccttctcttcccctcccgCCCCATCCTCGCTGTGGCCCCCCCAGTGCTCAGTGTAGCCCCCCTTTACTCtcagtctggcccccaccccacactGTGCACCCCCTGGTTCACTCAGCCCTCCCTCACTCACTCTGGGTCCCCCTTTTCCCCCACTGTGGCCCCCCTGACTCCCCCATGCTCACTCCACCCCCCCTCCGCTCTCGCTCTGCCCCCCCATGCTCACTCCACCCACCCTCCGCTCTCGCTCTGCCCCCCCATGCTCACTCTGCCCCCCCATGTTCATCCCGACCCCCTGCTCTCACTCTGCCCCCCCACATTCACTCTGGGGTCCCCCACTCCGGCCCGCCCCGCAGACCGCGAGCCTGGGCCTGGCGCGCCTGGGGCTGCCGCAGTACGCGGACCGGCCTGCGGGCACCTACAGCGGCGGCAACAAGCGGAAGCTGGCCACAGCGGTGGCGCTGGTGGGCGACCCGCCCGTGGTCTTCCTGGTgcgtgggggcggggcctgggggcggggcctggacggggcggggcggggctgaAGCATCGCCCCCTCCCAGGACGAGCCGACCACCGGCATGGACCCCAGCACGCGGCGCTTCCTCTGGAACAGCATCCTGGCTGTGGTGCGGGAGGGCCGCTCCGTGGTGCTCACCTCGCACAGGTGGGCCCCGCGCCGGATGCCCTGGGCTGTGGGTCAGGTTGGTCTAGGCTCCGGGGAGAGAGGTGGACCAGGAGCCGAGCAGAGGCTGTCGACAGCACAGGGACATGGAGTGGCCCTGACCTGGGGCCGAGGATGCCAGGCCCGAGTCGGTGGACACACGGCGGTGGTACCTGGCCCGGGCCAGAGCAGTCTGGGCTGCGGGAAGTGTCCAGAGCCTGGATGGGGAGGGTCCTCGGTCGGGGTAGCGCAGGCCCAGGCCTGGCCGCAGCTCACGGCGCTCGTCCCCCGACAGCATGGAGGAGTGCGAGGCGCTCTGCACGCGCCTGGCCATCATGGTGAACGGGCGGTTCCGCTGCCTGGGCAGCGCGCAGCACCTCAAGGGCAGGTGAGCGGGGCGAGGCCCCTAGGGCCGCTGTGCAGGCAGGAGCCGGAGGATGAGGGTGGGGGTGTAGGTGCGGCCAGCAGAGAGACCAGACGCGGAGCCACGTGGGGCCAGCTAGGCTCTAACCGGAGGGGAGGCGAGGGCCGTGGATGGTCCAGGAGAGATGAATGAGGGGCGGGGTCTGATGGGTGAGCGCCGTCCGTGGGCGGAGGGGGAGGAGGCTCAGGAGTGGACGGTCCTGTAGAGCGAGCTGGGGGCGTGGCCTGAGTGTGCGCACCGCCTTATGAGGGCGGGGCTAGAGAAAGGATTAGCATGTGGGCGGGGCAAGGATGAGCCGGGATGAGGTCACGTGTTGGGTCGGGGGGTCAAGAGGGGCCAGGTGTAGGGGGCGGGGTCAGAAGAGCTGGGGAGCTGTGGGGCGGGGCCATGGGCGTGTCT
This portion of the Diceros bicornis minor isolate mBicDic1 unplaced genomic scaffold, mDicBic1.mat.cur scaffold_67_ctg1, whole genome shotgun sequence genome encodes:
- the ABCA7 gene encoding phospholipid-transporting ATPase ABCA7 isoform X4, which encodes MAFWTQLMLLLWKNFLYRRRQPIQLLVELLWPLFLFFILVAVRHSHPPLEQHECHFPNKPLPSAGTVPWLQGLICNMNNTCFPRPTPGEEPGVLSNFNDSLVSRLLADARTVLGGPSAHRTLAGLGKLMPTLRAARRAAQPLLSDWPQEGLPLAAELLGTLLRGEFLGSELGQAQESVGSFLEAAEDLAQELLALPSLAELQRLLRRLRGTDGPLEVVSEALCSARGSSIPGGFSFNWYKARDLKELVGQEAAPALPENTLSPACAELMGALDTHPLSRLLWRRVKPLVLGKLLFAPDTPFTQQLMAQVNRTFQELALLKDVQEVWGLLGPQLFSFMNDSANVAMLQRLLEIQGTGKRQPGPGAQNRTEALRAFLDPGGRGYSWQDMHTDVGHLVGMLGHVMECVTLDKLEALPSEGALVVRALELLAERRFWAGVVFLGPEDPGDPAPLPGPGHVRIKIRMDIDDVMKTNKIRDRFWDPGPAADPLTDLRYVWGGFVYLQDLLERAAVRVLSGAAPRAGLYVQQMPYPCYVDDAFLRVLSRSLPLFLTLAWIYSVALTVKAVVREKETRLRYTMRAMGLGGAVLWLSWFLSCLGPFLFSTALLVLVLKLGDILPYSNPAVVFLFLAAFAVATVVQSFLLSAFFSRANLAAACGGLAYFVLYLPYVLCVAWRDQLPVGGRVAASLLSPVAFGFGCEGLALLEERGEGAQWHNMGTGPTADVFSLAQVSGLLLLDAVLYGLATWYLEAVCPVLVEEAPPGLMPGVSIRGLEKRFPGNPQPALRGLSLDFYQGHITAFLGPNGAGKTTTLSILSGLFPPTRGSACVLGHDVRSGMAAIRPHLGVCPQYNVLFDMLTVDEHVWFYGRLKGLSAAAVGPEQDRLVQDTGLVPKRRAQTRHLSGGMQRKLSVAIAFVGGSTVVILDEPTAGVDPASRRGIWELLLKYREGRTLVLSTHHLDEAELLGDRVAVVAGGRLCCCGSLLFLRRHLGSSYYLTLVKGPPPLATSRKGDADMEDSVDARQEKEPGSPAGTGASWVAKPLPQGGWAGRGGLGAGAVQPATVPPGAPRLLALVQRWAPGARLVEELPHELVLALPSEGALDGSFAELFRELDRRLGELGLAGYGISDTSLEEIFLKVVEDNAGDTDPQDGGRRPPPCTGTAYLDTTTRLKIQPEESALENGAPAGSAPETQALRGSRPDAAGRVQGWALTCQQLRALLLKRFLLARRSRCGLFAQMVLPALFVGLALAFSLIVPPFGHYPALRLSPSMYGAQVSFFSEDAPGDPERARLLEALLEEAGLQDPSPKNSSSGTPACVPPAACHFSVPEVPADVAAVLAGGNWTPADPSPACECSRPGARRLLPACPPAAGGPPAPQALSGSGEMVQNLTGRNLSDFLVKTYPRLVRQGLKTKKWVNEVRYGGFSLGGRDLGLPSGREVGRSLEELRALLSPQPGGALDHVLNNLTAWAHGLDAQDSLKIWFNNKGWHAMVAFVNRANNALLRARLPPGPNRSAHSITTLNHPLNLTKEQLSKAVLMASSVDVLVSICVVFAMSFIPASFTLILIEERVTGAKHLQFMGGLPPTLYWLSNFLWDMCNYLVAACIVVLIFLAFQQRAYVAPANLPALLLLLLLYGWSITPLMYPASFFFSVPSTAYVVLTCINLFIGINGSMATFVLELFSDQKLQEVSQILKRVFLIFPHFCLGRGLIDMVRNQAVADAFERLGDGHFQSPLRWEVVGKNLLAMVVQGPLFLLFTLLLQHRHRLLPRPKLRPLPPLREEDEDVAHERERVVRGATQGDVLVLWNLTKVYQGQRTPAVDRLCLGIPPGECFGLLGVNGAGKTSTFRMVTGEMLPSGGEAVLAGHSVAREPAAAHRRMGYCPQSDAVFELLTGREHLELFARLRGVPEAQVAQTASLGLARLGLPQYADRPAGTYSGGNKRKLATAVALVGDPPVVFLDEPTTGMDPSTRRFLWNSILAVVREGRSVVLTSHSMEECEALCTRLAIMVNGRFRCLGSAQHLKGRYSCTSPRTRGRRKTRRRSRRQERGRTLCRARSGPNSSPDSSTTPARPGQCSEPTFYVGLVGGPESDTGRAEGLGRDPEAPRGAAALEEIIKRSCGVQLCARVSENASLCAVYRPLHPRVGMCGFVDTGAIRRAQVRAQLQRTGPPAVKVSMGGRGVSAHVGLAPEGGTCESLVMKWA